The Thiohalophilus sp. genomic interval CGCTCTTGTAAGGCCCATCGCGGCGCAGCCGCTCCTACAAATCGGGTGGGTTAGATTGTTCCTTCCTCGTCACTCGTCCCTGTCCTTCAGACGCGCCAGCGCCTGAAGGACCTGTAGGAGCGCCCTGCGGGCGCGATTGCCGCCGATGCCGGGGTCGCGGTCGAAGCCCGCTCCTACAACTCATGTGGGTTAGATTGTTCCTTCCCCGTCACTCGTCCCTGTCCTTCATTCAGACGCCTCAGCGCCTGAAGGACCTGTAGGAGCGCCCCACGGGCGCGATTGCCGCCGATGCCGGGGTCGCGGTCGAAGCCCGCTCCTACCGACAGGCCGAGGCGGTGCAGGTTTTCCTGGTCCCTCGTTACTCCCCGAAGGGGGTAGGGGAAAACCCTAATCTTCCATGAAAACAACGCTTTACACTTCTGCAACATTTGCTTAGTATTGCGTTCAAGTCTTGAACAACCCGGCCGATAACAGACTCAGAAACAGGGATGCCCCTGTTTCTGGTGCTGGCAAAAAGCGATACCCGGCACACGCTGGCGGGGAATCGGCCGTCTGCAGACTTGAAAGGTGGTGCAGGCTGATAGCGCAAAGCGGTATCGGCTTCATCGGTAGGGATGAAGAGCTACGGCTCAGAACCCGAAACTCAGTACTGTTTGTACTGCCGGCTGCCATCTGCAAACTGATAACTTGCTCTTTGATTATGCTGTACCCTGCACGGCAGGGCGGTAGCGTGCCCAAATGCCCGGATAGGCTGATAGAGCGAAGCGATATCAGGCGGATAGATGCCGGACACCGCTACGCTTTGTCCGGCCTACAACTGGCCGATTGGGCTCGGCTCCTACGGTAATGTTGAATTTTTAATGATGAATTTTGAATTGATGTGCCCCTTGGGGCGCTGTTTTTGATCGAAACCACGGGATATAGGAGGCCAGCCGCTCCCTGGCCAAATAGAATTCAACACTCAAAATTCATCATTCAAAATTGCCCTTTACTGCCAACTGCTATCTGCCGACTGCCAACTTCGATTTAATGCTAACCGACGAAACCCGCTACAAGCTCCTCAAGCTGCTGGAACAAAACCCCGGCATGAATCAGCGTGAGCTGGCGACCGAGCTTGGCATCAGCCTGGGCAAGACCAACTATTGCCTCAAGGCCCTGATCGACAAAGGCTGGGTCAAGGCGGGCAATTTCCGCCAGAACCCGCGTAAAATGCATTATGCTTATTTATTGACGCCGAAGGGACTGGAAGAAAAAGCCCGCGTCACCCTGCGCTTTTTAAAGCGCAAGCAGGAAGAATACGAACAACTGGTCGACGAGCTACAAGAACTGCGCGAAGAAGCCGCCGCGCTCAAGGCCATCGAAGAAGGCGAGGGATAACCGATGCATCACTGGTACGTGGTCCAGACCAAGCCCAAAAAGGAAAACCAGGCCATCGAGAACCTGGAACGCCAGGGTTACACCGCCTACTGCCCCAAAATGGCCCAGGCCAAACGCCGCCGCCAGCGCTGGCAAAAAATCATCGAGCCGCTGTTTCCCCGTTACCTGTTCGTGCAGCTGGCCATGGGCATCGACGACTTCGGCCCCATTCGTTCGACTCTGGGTGTATTGAACATGGTCCGCTTCGGCAACCAGCCGGCGACCATTCCCCAGCAGGTTATCGACACTATCCACCGGCAGGAACAGGTCCTGCTGGGAGAACCGGGCGATCAACCGACCTGGCAACCGGGCGACAAGGTCCAGGTCGTCGAAGGCGCCTTCGCCGGCCTCAACGGCATCTTCGAAAAAACCTGCGGCACCGAACGCGTCATCGTCCTGCTCGACATGCTCGGCCGCCAGAACCGCGTCACCGTCGAAACCCACGACGTCGTCCCGGTGATATAAGTTGGCAGATGGCAGTTAGCAGTCGGCAGTATGTAGGAGCGGCTCCGCCGCGATAACAAAAAGAGAGTAGGCCGGATCAAGCAAAGCGGATCCGGCAGCACTTCTGTATTTGCTGCAAACTGACGGCTGCCAACTGCCAACTTTATTTTATGCTAGCATTATGCTGTCACTTTACACCGGAGAAGTGAGATGGCCACAGTAACAGTGCGGAATTTGCCCGACAACGTGGTTGAACGGCTCAAACAGGCGGCCGAAGGGCATCAGCATTCCATGGAACAGGAAGTCAGGGCATTGCTCCAGCGCTACTATGGCCCCCGGGAAGAGATTCTGAGCCGGGTGCGTGAGCGTTGGACACAAATGCCGCCATTGAGCCCGGAGGATGTCGCGGACTGGCGGAATCAAGGTCGACGTTAGTGGTGATCGATACCATGGTATTTGCCTACGCCCTGCTGGGGGTAGAGCAATACCGTGAGACGGCGCTGGAAGTCCTGAAAAAAGCCGAGTCGATCGTCGTACCCGACACCGTCCGTGCCGAGCTGGCCAATGTGCTCTGGCAATGGGTGCAACGCGCCGGCACCGATGCGGCAACGGCCTATGAGATCATGGAAGACGCCGAGGCCCTTTTTACGCAGGTCGTCAGTAGTCAGGCGCTATGGCCACAAGCCCTGACCTTCTCGATAGAACAAGACCACCCGGTTTACGACACACTCTTTGTCACCGCCGCCGAACAACACAACATGCGGGTCGTCACGTTCGACCAACGCATGCGAGCGAGATTTCCCGAACAAACCCTGGAAGCGGGTGAATACCTGAGTCTGTAAAGTCCTGACGAAACTCAGCACTCAGCACTCAGCACTCAGAACTGACAGTTCTGCCAACTTTGTCCAATCTGGTCTATAATCTGACCAGTTAATGAGTCATATCGGAGCCCAACATGGACAGTAAAACAGTCAGCCTGGCGGATGCCAAGGCGCGGCTTAGCGAGCTGGCCGAGCTGGCGGCGGCGGGGGAGACCGTGGTGATCACCAAACGCGGTAAACCGGTGGTTCGCATGACCCGACCCGAGAGTCCCCGCAAACCGGTGGACCTGGAGCAGCTGCAACAATTAACGGCCAGCATGCCGCCGCAAAGCGAAGAAGCCGGCGAGTTCATGCGACAAATGCGGGATAACGCCCGCTATTAATGCTGTATCTCGACACCAGTCTGCTGGTCTCGGCCCTGACCAACGAGTCGCGCACCACCGAGATGCAACAATGGCTGGCAGCGCAGCCGCCAGAACAACTGACCATCAGCGACTGGGTGATTACCGAATTTTCCGGTGCACTGTCGCTCAAATTGCGTAACAGGCAACTCAACACCACACCTCTCAGTACTTAGTACTTAGCACTCAGAACTATTTCATATGTACGCTGATATAACAGAAAAACAGGCTGACATTAATCGATTGTGCGAAGAATATCATGTGCAACGGCTAGCCATTTTTGGCTCGGCACTGGGTGATTCATTTGACCCGGAACACAGTGATCTGGATTTTCTGGTTGATTTTGAATCGATGTCGCCTGAAAAATATGCCGATGCCTATTTTGGATTGCTTGAGGAATTACAATCGCTGTTTAAGCGGCCGATAGACCTGGTTAGCGCATCCAGCTTGCGCAACCCCTGGTTACGGCGTGAAGTTGAACTAAATCAGTCGCTTCTGTATGCGGCGTGAACCGGAAAAATACCTGCATGATATCTGGGTGGCTGGCTCTCGGGTGCAGCAATTTGTTCATAAAAAAGATTATTCGGACTATCTCAAGGATGAGCTCTTGCGAGCTGGCGTGGAACGGCAGTTTGAAATCATGGGTGAGGCACTAAATCAACTTGCCAGAGTTTCGCCGGACATGGTGGCTTCCATTCCTGAATACAAAAGGATTATAGCATTTCGAAATATCCTGATTCATGGATATGCCGACGTCGATGATGCACTTGTCTGGGGTGTTGTTGAAGGCAAACTACCGGGCTTGATGCAAGCAGTCTCTCGTTTGCTTGACGAAAAAAATGAACCGAAATAAATGACTCAGCACTCAGCACTCAGCACTCAGCCAAGTAGGGTGCGTCCTACGCACCAACTCAGCACTCAGCACTATTCTTTTTTAGCTTCTGAATTTGCTGCAAACTGAAGACTGCCAACTGCTAACTTTGTTTTGACTCAGCACTATTTCACCCGGACCTGTACCCAACCGGTAACGTACGCTACAATGAAAGTACGTACGTTACGGAGGCGTCGCCATGATCGAAAACCTGACCCCCTCACGGTTAAGGGCCAATTTGTACCGCATCCTGGATCGGGTCCTGGAATCAGGAGAACCGGTTGAAATCGAACGCAAGGGACGGCGGCTGCGGATTATCGCCGAGCAAAAAGGCAAACTGGATATGCTTCAACCGCATCCGCAATACCTCAAAGGCAACAAGGAGGATCTCGTACACATGGATTGGTCGGACGAATGGCGTCCCTGATTTACCTTGATACCCATGTCGTGGCCTGGCTCTATAGTGAAGGAGCCAGTGCCGTTCCAGGCTCTGCCCGAACCTTGCTGGAATCCAGCAATGATATTCGGCTATCGCCCATGGTGCGCCTGGAGCTGCAGTATCTTTATGAAATTGAACGGGTGACTCAACCACCGTTGCCGGTACTGGATGCAATAGAATCAGCACTGGGCGTTACTGTTTGCAAAGCCTCTTTCGCCGCGGTCGTCCGCGAAGCCGAAGCACAAACCTGGACCCGCGATCCCTTCGACCGGTTGATAGTGGCCCAGGCCGCGGTCTTCGATGCACCGCTCATCACCAAAGACGAAACCATCCACGCTCACTACAGCAAAGCGGTGTGGGAGTAGAAAATAAACCGAAATAAATGACTCGGCACTCAGCACTATTTTCTAGAGAGCAGCTCCGCCGAGATAGATAAAAATCGGCAGCATGTAGGAGCGGCTCCGCCGCGATAACTGCCAACTGTGTGCTTTGTTATTAATTCAACATTCAAAACTCAAAATTAATACCTGCTGCTAACTTATTCGTGCCAACTGTTTTTACTAAATTTTATGAGTAAAAAAACAGAAACCGCCAACCAGCTCCGGGAAATCCTGGGCCACCATCCGAATATCCGGCTGGCTATCCTCTTCGGATCCCTGGCAACGGACAGAGCGGGCCGGGATAGCGATCTGGATATTGCCATCTCATTGGGCCGTCCGATGACCAGCGAAGAGCAAATGGCGCTTATTTCGGAGTTAGGAGAACGTATCGGCAGGCCTGTCGACCTGATTGATCTGACCCGGGTCGGTGAACCATTGTTAGGCCAAATCATTCGCCATGGCCGCCTATTAGTTGGTGAAAAAGCAGACTACACCAAACTCAAGGTTCGTCATTTGTTAGATCAGGCTGATTTTGTGCCGTACCAGCAAAGGCTATTGGCTGAAAGAAGGCAGAAATGGATAGGGCATTAATGATGAGAAAAGCAGTCGGTTTTCGTAATATCGCTGTTCATAACTACCAGGTTGTCGACTGGGCAATCGTGCACAATATTGCCAGGAAACAGATACATGACTTTAAAGACTTTGCCAGAGCAGTTACTCAGCAACCAGACTGAAAGCATGTATGATCTTAACTAAGAACTAAGAACTAAGAACTAAGAACTAAAAATTGGAATAATAATGAACAATAACCAAACACCACAACAACCCGCGCCCCAGCAATACTACTATCCCGACGACGAGATTAGTCTCATCGATCTCTGGAACACCCTGATGCGGCGCAAAAAAGTACTGATTACGGCGTTCGCAGCGGTAATTGTGGTGGCGATCATCTATCTCTTACTGGCCAAACCTGTCTACGAAAGCCGAGCCATAGTCGAGATCGGCAGGGCGGGTAATAAAGTTGTCGAAGATGTTAATGTCTTAAAACAAAGGTTGCTCGCTGCATATTCAGGAACTGCAGAATTCAAAATAGACGCCCTGGATACTAATCCTGAAGGCACAAAGAATTCAGTAAGGATTGTCGTGCATGCCGGATCACTCTCCAAAGCCAAAGAGTCTCTTTTCCGCAGTTATTGAGAAAATGAAGACCCGTCATAATGAACAATATAGAGAGGCCGTTGCCCGTTTGGAAAAGCGCGAACAATCGCTGCTCAATGATATTCGCGGATATCGCAGTCAACTGGATGAACTCGACCTTGTAATCAAAAATATCAAAGGCGCTGATGCGGGCCATCTTGCACTGTTGATGGTAAACAGGGGCAATGTAAGAGATACAATTGTCGCCATGGAGAAGGATCTCGTTGATGCGCAGTCAATGTTGTCTGACTCCTTCGCTACTCACATCGTTGGCAAACAGCTGACAAAAGAGAGCCCTGTCAAACCAAAACCGAAGCTGGTCATGGCCCTGTCCATCGTCCTCGGCCTCATGCTCGGCGTCTTCGCCGCCTTCTTCGCCGAATTCATCGCCAGGGCAAGGAATACCGGTTCAGGTAAAGAAATGTAGAATACAGTACTTAGTTCTAAGTCCTTAGTACTCAGGACTCAGAACTATTTTTTTAAACTCAAGGAGGAGTAAAAATGGCTGGAATAGAACGATTCGAAGACCTGATAGCCTGGCAAAAGTCCAGAGAAATGGCTGCCGCAATTTATAAAATCACCGGCGAAGGCAACTTTTCCAAAGACTTTGCCCTTCGCGACCAGATTCGACGGGCGGCAGTATCGGTGATGTCGAATATAGCAGAAGGGTTCGAGCGAAAAGGATCAAAAGAATTTCACCAGTTCCTGGTTATTGCCAAAGCCTCCTGCGCCGAAGTCCGCTCCCAATTATATGTCGCCCTCGACGTGGGATATATAAACAATAGTATGTTTGAACGTTTGTACGATATTTCTGTAGAAGTATCAAAAATAACCTCAGGACTACGAACCTCAGTCGCCAAACAATGTGAATGATCGAGTACTAAGAACTAAGAACTAAGAACTATCTCTTAACTAAGTACTAAGAACTCGGAACTAAGAACTATTAATATGACTCAGCACTCAGAACTCAGAACTCAGCACTATAAGGTGGCCATCGCCGGCACCGGCTACGTCGGTCTCTCCAACGCCATCCTGCTCGCGCAACACAACGAAGTTGTCGCCCTGGATATCGATCCGGAAAAGGTCGAGCTGATCAATGCCCGCAAATCCCCGATCATCGACACCGAGATCGAGGCCTATCTGGCCAATAACAACCTCAATCTGCGCGCGACCCTGGACAAGGAAGATGCCTACCGCGATGCCGACTTCATCATCATCGCCACCCCGACCGACTACGACCCGCAAACCAACTACTTCAACACCAGCACCGTCGAGTCTGTCATCGAAGATGTCCT includes:
- a CDS encoding four helix bundle protein, encoding MAGIERFEDLIAWQKSREMAAAIYKITGEGNFSKDFALRDQIRRAAVSVMSNIAEGFERKGSKEFHQFLVIAKASCAEVRSQLYVALDVGYINNSMFERLYDISVEVSKITSGLRTSVAKQCE
- the mntA gene encoding type VII toxin-antitoxin system MntA family adenylyltransferase antitoxin — translated: MSKKTETANQLREILGHHPNIRLAILFGSLATDRAGRDSDLDIAISLGRPMTSEEQMALISELGERIGRPVDLIDLTRVGEPLLGQIIRHGRLLVGEKADYTKLKVRHLLDQADFVPYQQRLLAERRQKWIGH
- a CDS encoding type II toxin-antitoxin system VapC family toxin, giving the protein MVIDTMVFAYALLGVEQYRETALEVLKKAESIVVPDTVRAELANVLWQWVQRAGTDAATAYEIMEDAEALFTQVVSSQALWPQALTFSIEQDHPVYDTLFVTAAEQHNMRVVTFDQRMRARFPEQTLEAGEYLSL
- a CDS encoding Wzz/FepE/Etk N-terminal domain-containing protein; the protein is MNNNQTPQQPAPQQYYYPDDEISLIDLWNTLMRRKKVLITAFAAVIVVAIIYLLLAKPVYESRAIVEIGRAGNKVVEDVNVLKQRLLAAYSGTAEFKIDALDTNPEGTKNSVRIVVHAGSLSKAKESLFRSY
- a CDS encoding nucleotidyltransferase family protein, which gives rise to MYADITEKQADINRLCEEYHVQRLAIFGSALGDSFDPEHSDLDFLVDFESMSPEKYADAYFGLLEELQSLFKRPIDLVSASSLRNPWLRREVELNQSLLYAA
- a CDS encoding type II toxin-antitoxin system prevent-host-death family antitoxin — its product is MDSKTVSLADAKARLSELAELAAAGETVVITKRGKPVVRMTRPESPRKPVDLEQLQQLTASMPPQSEEAGEFMRQMRDNARY
- a CDS encoding DUF86 domain-containing protein gives rise to the protein MRKAVGFRNIAVHNYQVVDWAIVHNIARKQIHDFKDFARAVTQQPD
- the rfaH gene encoding transcription/translation regulatory transformer protein RfaH, translating into MHHWYVVQTKPKKENQAIENLERQGYTAYCPKMAQAKRRRQRWQKIIEPLFPRYLFVQLAMGIDDFGPIRSTLGVLNMVRFGNQPATIPQQVIDTIHRQEQVLLGEPGDQPTWQPGDKVQVVEGAFAGLNGIFEKTCGTERVIVLLDMLGRQNRVTVETHDVVPVI
- a CDS encoding GNVR domain-containing protein, yielding MPDHSPKPKSLFSAVIEKMKTRHNEQYREAVARLEKREQSLLNDIRGYRSQLDELDLVIKNIKGADAGHLALLMVNRGNVRDTIVAMEKDLVDAQSMLSDSFATHIVGKQLTKESPVKPKPKLVMALSIVLGLMLGVFAAFFAEFIARARNTGSGKEM
- a CDS encoding MarR family EPS-associated transcriptional regulator; translated protein: MLTDETRYKLLKLLEQNPGMNQRELATELGISLGKTNYCLKALIDKGWVKAGNFRQNPRKMHYAYLLTPKGLEEKARVTLRFLKRKQEEYEQLVDELQELREEAAALKAIEEGEG
- a CDS encoding type II toxin-antitoxin system VapC family toxin, whose product is MASLIYLDTHVVAWLYSEGASAVPGSARTLLESSNDIRLSPMVRLELQYLYEIERVTQPPLPVLDAIESALGVTVCKASFAAVVREAEAQTWTRDPFDRLIVAQAAVFDAPLITKDETIHAHYSKAVWE
- a CDS encoding DUF86 domain-containing protein gives rise to the protein MRREPEKYLHDIWVAGSRVQQFVHKKDYSDYLKDELLRAGVERQFEIMGEALNQLARVSPDMVASIPEYKRIIAFRNILIHGYADVDDALVWGVVEGKLPGLMQAVSRLLDEKNEPK
- a CDS encoding FitA-like ribbon-helix-helix domain-containing protein encodes the protein MATVTVRNLPDNVVERLKQAAEGHQHSMEQEVRALLQRYYGPREEILSRVRERWTQMPPLSPEDVADWRNQGRR